Proteins from one Methanomassiliicoccales archaeon genomic window:
- a CDS encoding nucleotidyltransferase domain-containing protein has translation MLPYEKEIKEYVENIKEKLDPKLIILHGSIAKGTFGLGSDVDLLVVSDKLPKNFNKRLKLLYELNNTRAPLDIKGYTSKEFKKMILKGHPLVLDALEDGIILHSDKEFLKEVKNLFNEAKKHFKRIENGWMRIKETH, from the coding sequence ATGCTTCCATATGAAAAAGAGATTAAAGAATACGTCGAGAATATTAAAGAAAAACTCGACCCCAAGCTGATTATCCTTCATGGATCAATAGCAAAGGGAACCTTTGGTCTAGGTAGTGATGTTGATCTTCTCGTGGTCTCAGATAAGCTCCCCAAGAATTTCAATAAAAGGCTAAAATTACTTTACGAACTGAACAACACAAGGGCCCCACTTGATATAAAAGGATATACAAGCAAAGAGTTCAAGAAGATGATATTAAAGGGCCATCCCCTTGTTTTAGATGCCCTAGAAGATGGAATTATACTCCATTCTGATAAGGAATTTTTAAAAGAGGTGAAAAACCTCTTTAATGAGGCAAAAAAGCATTTTAAACGGATTGAAAACGGATGGATGAGAATTAAAGAAACACACTAG